From a single Candidatus Wallbacteria bacterium genomic region:
- a CDS encoding dicarboxylate/amino acid:cation symporter — protein MIKNSFLKAYSFSICLIISIVIGSIIGLIMKEKAEVLKPLGDIFLNLLFTIVVPMVFFSISSTVAKMSDMKRLGKIIGWMVVVFVVTGLISAVIMLIGVNLYPPTQGNKIAMDQPVNIEKISLSQQLVRTLTVPDFNEIFSKKSIFPLIVFSFMIGLAASAAGPLAKPFADFLISGNEVMTKAIGYVMLYAPVGLGAYFAYLVGTFGTQLFGSYIRAMALYYPLSIGYFAIVFTFYVWLSAGMKGLKAFWANILPSALTAWGTGSGLATLPINLEAAKKMGLPNDIREVVVNIGASVHSDGSSLAAVMKMALLFGLFGIPFSGVQTVFLVLAVALLCGTVISGIPSGGMLGEILIITIFGFPPESMPIITMLGQLVDPPATMINVVGDNVCGMLVARVVNGPDWMEKEFEARKISAEV, from the coding sequence ATGATAAAAAATTCATTCCTGAAAGCGTACAGTTTTTCCATTTGCCTGATCATCTCAATCGTCATCGGCTCAATTATCGGCCTGATAATGAAGGAAAAGGCTGAAGTCCTCAAACCACTTGGCGATATTTTCCTCAACCTCTTGTTCACCATTGTCGTTCCAATGGTGTTTTTTTCCATCTCCTCGACAGTGGCCAAGATGAGCGATATGAAACGCCTGGGGAAAATCATCGGCTGGATGGTCGTGGTCTTTGTCGTGACCGGGCTGATCTCTGCTGTCATCATGCTGATCGGCGTCAATCTATACCCGCCGACCCAGGGCAACAAAATTGCCATGGACCAGCCTGTAAATATCGAAAAAATATCGCTGAGTCAGCAGCTGGTCAGAACCCTTACTGTACCGGATTTCAATGAGATTTTTTCCAAGAAAAGCATTTTCCCTCTGATCGTCTTCTCCTTCATGATCGGCCTGGCTGCTTCTGCCGCAGGGCCGCTGGCTAAACCTTTCGCGGATTTTCTGATCTCAGGAAACGAGGTCATGACCAAGGCGATCGGGTATGTGATGCTCTACGCTCCAGTGGGGCTTGGAGCCTATTTCGCCTATCTGGTGGGAACCTTCGGGACACAGCTGTTCGGTTCATACATCAGGGCAATGGCTCTTTATTATCCGCTTTCCATAGGATATTTCGCCATAGTCTTCACCTTCTATGTCTGGCTTTCCGCCGGCATGAAAGGGCTCAAAGCCTTCTGGGCCAACATTCTCCCGTCGGCATTGACTGCATGGGGTACAGGCAGCGGCCTGGCCACTCTGCCGATCAATCTGGAAGCAGCCAAGAAAATGGGTCTTCCCAACGACATCCGTGAAGTCGTCGTCAATATCGGCGCGTCGGTGCACAGCGACGGTTCTTCGCTGGCCGCAGTGATGAAGATGGCTCTGCTGTTCGGCCTGTTCGGCATCCCGTTTTCAGGAGTTCAGACAGTATTCCTGGTGCTGGCAGTGGCCCTGCTCTGCGGAACCGTCATCAGCGGAATCCCTTCCGGCGGAATGCTGGGTGAAATTCTGATCATCACGATATTCGGCTTTCCGCCTGAATCCATGCCAATCATCACCATGCTCGGCCAGCTCGTCGATCCTCCGGCGACCATGATCAATGTGGTGGGCGACAATGTCTGCGGCATGCTGGTTGCCAGAGTGGTCAACGGCCCGGACTGGATGGAAAAGGAATTCGAGGCTAGGAAGATCTCTGCAGAAGTTTGA